The genomic stretch CGGGAAATTAAGGTCGTCCGCGCTGCACGCAACGAGGATAAAAATTCATGGCGCTATATCGAATCTATCGAGAAAATATGCAAATGCAATGAAAAGGAAATCCTCGGGTAAATGCCTAGGAGTTGCTGAAGTAGTTATATCGATGTTCTTCAAATCGAAAACTTCACTCAGGGGCATACGAATACGATTTCCTTTATAAGAAATTTCTTAAGTATTCCGTAAAAAACCGATTCGAGGAGCTATTTCGTTGAAGCGGTTTTTATTTTTTTACATTTCGTTACTTTTTTGTGATAAATTCACTTGCTTTTACTCCCGTAAAACATTATTATGGAACTAGAAAGCGGAGCCAATTAGAGTAATATATTAGGGGGTAACAATGAATTTGGAATATTTTCAGGCTCTTGAGGAAAAAGTGAACCTTCTTATAAACAAGGTGGTTTCACTTCGCAACGAGAACAATGAAATCGCTCAAGCAAATAAACATCTCGAAGAAAAGGTCCAGAATATGTTGGGGGATACCAATAGGCTTAAGGAGGAGAATCAACAACTTCTCAATAAAGCCAACGAAACCTCTATAAACAATATTCAGGAGGGCGAAATCAAAAATAGACTCGAAGAGATACTTCGTAAGGTTGACGAAGTTGTCGAGTCCTGATAAATAGGATTTTCCGGGATGATAGACGAAAACATTAATAGTAAATCGACCATGAAAATAAATATCTTCGGTAAGGAATATTCCATCCGAAGTGTTGAGAATAGCGATTATGTTGCAGAAGTTGCGAGATATGTCGATAGTAAAATGATTGAGGTAGATCGAAGCACCGCTTCCTCCAATCCTGTTCAGGTTTCGGTTCTTGCTGCCATGAATATTACCGATGAATTTTTCTCGGAGCGCCAGAAGACTCAGGAGCTTTTCTCTACTATCGATGAGCGTTGTAAAGAGCTTATCGAACGCATTTCTTCGGTTATCCATCAGGAATAAAGCATTAACTTCAAACGTCTTTCGTCCCACCGTTTGCCGGCGGCGGCTATTATTTTGATAATCATTGAAGGCCGTATAACAACTCGCGAGCTTATTTGCTACGGACGGCCCGAAAGTTGACATAAATCATTGGAGGTTATTTTGGAAATTCTTATTCCTGCAATCGTAGCGATTGTTGGGCTTATTGCGGGTGGTGCGCTTGGGTGGATAATTGCGAGTCGAGCGGGCAAAAGCCGTCTTCAAGATGCTGAGGCAAGGGCGCAACAGATAATTGCTGAGTCTAATCATAAATCGGAGATCATCTTAAAAGAAGCCGACTTATCGGCAAAAGACAAATTGATCCAAATGAAACAGGATTTTGAACGCGAAACACAGTCGAAGCGTCACGAAATCCACAGAGAAGACAAAAAGCTCGCCGAGAAAGAAAGCTCGATCGAGCGTAAAATGGACCTTCTTCGTAAAAAAGAAAGGGACATACAATCGCGCGAACGACTCACAGCCCAAGATGAAAAACAACTTCGTTTAAAACAAAATGAGCTCGAAGACCTTATCGAACATCAAAACCGCCAGCTCGAGAAGGTTGCTATGATGAGTGCCGGGGAAGCTAAAGCCCTCCTTATGAATAACCTTGAAAACGAGGCTCGGGCAGAAGCAGCGAAGATAATTAAAGACATCAAAGAACGCGCCGAGGCCAACGCCGAGCGCGAAGCACGTCAGATAATAGTGGATTCAATCCAGCGATGCGCTGCGGACACAACTGCAGAATCGACAGTCAGTGTGGTTAATTTGCCTACAGACGAACTGAAGGGAAGAATAATCGGAAGGGAAGGAAGAAACATTCGGGCATTCGAGACTGCGACTGGAGTCGATGTTATAGTTGACGACACACCCGACACGGTAATCCTTTCAGCTTTCGACCCAATACGCAGAGAAACAGCGCGCATTGCACTAGAAAAACTAATTATCGATGGGAGAATTCATCCTGCGAGGATAGAAGAGACTGTGAAAAAAGCTGAAAAGGAGATGGATGTTATAATTCGCGAGGCAGGCGAGCAGGCCTGTTTCGAGGTCGGAATTCACGATTTAGACCCCGAATTGATTAAACTCTTGGGAAGATTGAAATATAGAACCTCATACGGTCAGAATGTTCTACTTCATTCTATCGAGGTCGCTCACCTTTCAGGTTACATTGCTTCTCTACTCGAATTAGACCCACTTATGGCCAAGCGTTGCGGACTTCTACACGATATTGGCAAATCTGTCGATAAAGGTCAGGAAGGAACACATACGGAGCTTGGATTCACTATTGCTCGTAGATATAATGAGAAACAGATAGTATTAAACTCAATACTATCACATCATGAAGACGTCGATGCCGAAACACCTTACGCCATTATCACCAAGGCGGCAGACGCTATCTCTGGAGCACGACCGGGCGCTCGTCGAGAGACACTGGAGAATTACGTTAAGCGTCTCGAAAGACTGGAAAAGGTTGCTGACGGTTTTGCCGGAGTTGAAAAGTCATATGCTATTCAAGCTGGTAGAGAAATACGCGTCATTGTGGAACCTGAAGAGATAAGCGACAAGGAATCGTCGCTTATTGCATCGGAGGTCGCCCAAAAGATACAGGAAGAACTCGAATACCCCGGTCAGATAAAGGTTACTGTTATTCGCGAAACTCGCGCTGTCGAATACGCCAGATAGAGAGAAAATTATGCGTGTCCTTTTTATAGGGGATATTTTCGGAAAACCTGGCAGGATGGCTCTCTATGAGAACTTAACTGCCATTAAAGAAGATTATTCCACCGATTTCGTTATTGCAAATGCCGAGAATATTGCCGGTGGTTTCGGTATAACCGAAAATCTGTGCAAAAAGCTATTCCGATATGGTGTCGATATTATAACCACAGGCAACCATGTGTGGGACAGACAGGATATCGATTCATATTTAGAGGTTGAAAAAAGGGTCTTACGCCCTTTAAATTTCCCTGCAGGAACGCCGGGATTCTTTTCGACAGTTATTCAACAAAACGAAGCTGGAGCTAAATTAGCGGTAATCAACGCACAAGGTCGGATTTTTATGCGAGCCATAGACGACCCATTTAGGGGCGTTCTTGCCGAGGTCGAGCGGCTACGCAAGATTACGCCGAATATTATCGTCGATTTCCATGCTGAGGCCACATCTGAAAAAGTGGCCATGGCCTATTTCCTCGATGGTAAGGTCAGCGCTGTATTTGGAACACACACACATGTCCAAACCTCAGACGAGCGAATACTCGAACAAGGCACTGCAGCCCTCACCGATGCAGGAATGACAGGTCCACACGATTCGGTTATCGGGGTAAGATCCGAACTCGCATTGCGTCTTATTCTTACTGGCCGCAATGTTAGGTTTTCACCCGCTTCAAAAAATATTCGCATTCAAGGATGTATCGTCGATATTGATGAAGGCTCGGGAAAGGCCCTTTCGATAGAGAGAATCGATATTAGTGTGGAAGAGAGCAAAAACATGGGAGCCGAATGATGGATCAAACAAACGAAGTGTTATATACCGATCTTGGACGGAAACCGGATTACTCAGGAAAGGTTAGAGACATATACGACCTTGACGATAAGCTCCTTTTGGTCGCAACAGACAGGCTAAGCGCTTATGATTGTATTCTCCCAAACGGCATACCGGGAAGGGGTAATATACTCACAGAAATGAGCGTATTTTGGTTTGATAAAGTTTCCTCGATTGTGCCAAATCACCTTATTTCGGCTTCGGTGGACGATTATCCTGCAGAATTACATAAATACCGCCATCAGCTAGAATACAGGTCTATGCTCTGCAAAAAGGCCGACCGTATTGATATCGAATGCGTCGCTAGAGGCTACCTGTCCGGTAGCGGTTTGAAAGAATATCGTAAAACCGGTAAGGTATGTGGTGTGCATCTCCCGGAGGGGCTCGTTGAATCAGATCGCCTTCCTGAGCCAATATTTACACCTGCAACAAAGGCTGAACAGGGCGACCATGATATGAACATTTCCTTCGAGCAAACTGCAGATATTATCGGTCTCGACCTTGCTACTCGCTTAAAAGACCTCACACTCGAAATCTACTCCAAAGCTACCGAATATGCTCGCTCTCGAGGCATTATAATTGCCGATACTAAATTCGAATTCGGCTGGATAGATGGCGAGTTATCGTTGATCGATGAGATACTCTCTCCCGATAGCAGTAGGTTTTGGGATGTTGAAGACTACCAACCGGGAAGGCCTCAAGCTAGTTTCGATAAACAGTTTGTTCGCGATTGGCTCACAAAATCCGGTTTCGATGGCACCGGCCAGCCACCTTCGCTTCCGCCGGAGGTTATCCGCGGCACGCTCGAAAGATACTCACAAGTCCGAGACAGGCTTCTATCTTAGCAAATTCCCGCCGCTACGGGGCGCGTCGATGCGAGTGGACTCGCCACCCGCCGACCGGAGCAGCATTTCCTATTTTCGCAAGATTTTCCACCGGCCGCCGGGCGCTTTTCTGCGGGATACCGCAGAAAAGCTCGACGCGCCCTGCATATCATATAAGCTAGCTTTTACCTGCTATTTTGACACCTTCGGCGATGCGCTCCCCAAGCGCAGTCCATCTTTGATGTGTTTTCGCCTTACTCACAGCGATGCCCAGTGCTTTAACGTCACCTATAATAACACACAATTGCTTAGCGCGGGTCATCGCGGTATAGAGGAGGTTCCTGTTAAGCAGAATAAAATGCTCTTTGAAGAGCGGTATCACAACACACGGCACCTCTCCCCCCTGCGATTTATGTGCGGTGATTGCATAGGCCTCTGTCAAATCGCATATACTTGCTGAATCATAGGTAACATCTCTTCCAAAATCCACGGTAATCGAGTTTTTCGTCACAGATTTAACAAACCCGATATCACCGTTAAAGACGTTGAGGTCATAGTTATTGCGTGTTTGCATTACTTTATCGCCGAAGAAAAATCGGGAATCTGATTCATTAGCAGCAGAAATAAATTCATTCCGTAACGCCGCATTCAGTGCGTTAACGCCACAGATTCCTTTGTATGAAGGCACTATAACCTGAATATCCCGAAGCGGATCGAGCTTATAGGCTTCCGGCAGGCGGCGGGCAACCAGGTCCACAACAAGCTTGAGGCCGCTTTCTCGGTCGTTCTCGGGAATAAAGAAAAAATCGCCTTTAGGATCGTTTTTAAGACTGGGCATTCTACCATTAAGCACATTATATGATTCTGCGATAATGCGGCTCTTATCGGCCTGCCTATGGATTGTCCTCAGCGATACAGTTGGAACGCTGCTGCTAGAAATGATGTCCGCAAGTATCTGCCCCGGGCCAACGCTTGGAAGCTGGTTTGCATCGCCTACTATAACGAGACGCTGACCTTTTCTTGTTGCAAAAAGCAAGCTAGATAATAACTCAATATCCACCATGCTAGCCTCATCGAGGACTATAATATCAGTATGTAACGGTCTTGAATGGCCATATTTAAATCCCACACCGGGTGTGTATTCTAAAAGCCGATGTAGAGTGCAGGCAGGTTCCCCGGTGGCATGGGAAAGCCTGTTCGCGGCGCGTCCGGTAGGCGCGCACAATGCGACTCTAAGCGATACTTCTTTTGCTATCGATACAATCGCATCAATTACAGTCGTTTTTCCGGTTCCTGGGCCACCGGTGATAACACTAACCGAGCTGGGCCCTAACGCCGTGAAAACTGCTGTTCTTTGCTCAGCCGTGAAAACTATTTTCCTATTCCTCTCGATATAATCTAGAGACCGATTTATTTTCTTTTCCGGAACTGCCTTAAGCCCTGTTAATAAAAGACCTGAAAGAATAAGTGCTGAATTCTCCTCAGCCTCGGACAATCTTGAAAGATATACCTTTTCCCCGCGAAGAACGAGCTCGCCTACCTCGATAGATTTGTTTATTTGGGAGGAAATCATACGATGATCTATATTAAGCATCTTACCAGTCCGAAAAATGAGTTCCTTCATCGGGAGGAAGCAATGTCCCTCATCGGAGGACTTATTCAATGTGTATTTGAGTCCCGCGCGAATTCTCGAAGGTGAATCTTTAGGCACATCCATCTTATTGGCGATTTTATCTGCAAGAATAAATCCTATCCCCATAATTTCATCGGCAAGGCGATATGTATCCTTTTCTAGAATATCCAGAGCGGCACCTTTGTATCTTTCATATATCTTACGAATTCGTGCCGGCCCAATACCTTTATCGAGAAGCTTCAAAGAAAGTTTGCGGATCGCCCTCTGGTCACGATCTTCCGCAGTAAGAGCCTTCTTAATCGCCTCAGCTCTTTTTTTGCCTATTCCGGGAACTTCGAGAAGGCGCTCAGGAGTCTCACGCACCACATTTAGAACATCGTTGCCAAAATGATCGACAAGAAGCTTCGCATACTTCTTCCCTATCCCCTTTATCAGATCGCTCGATAGGTAT from bacterium encodes the following:
- a CDS encoding cell division protein ZapA; protein product: MIDENINSKSTMKINIFGKEYSIRSVENSDYVAEVARYVDSKMIEVDRSTASSNPVQVSVLAAMNITDEFFSERQKTQELFSTIDERCKELIERISSVIHQE
- the rny gene encoding ribonuclease Y, whose protein sequence is MEILIPAIVAIVGLIAGGALGWIIASRAGKSRLQDAEARAQQIIAESNHKSEIILKEADLSAKDKLIQMKQDFERETQSKRHEIHREDKKLAEKESSIERKMDLLRKKERDIQSRERLTAQDEKQLRLKQNELEDLIEHQNRQLEKVAMMSAGEAKALLMNNLENEARAEAAKIIKDIKERAEANAEREARQIIVDSIQRCAADTTAESTVSVVNLPTDELKGRIIGREGRNIRAFETATGVDVIVDDTPDTVILSAFDPIRRETARIALEKLIIDGRIHPARIEETVKKAEKEMDVIIREAGEQACFEVGIHDLDPELIKLLGRLKYRTSYGQNVLLHSIEVAHLSGYIASLLELDPLMAKRCGLLHDIGKSVDKGQEGTHTELGFTIARRYNEKQIVLNSILSHHEDVDAETPYAIITKAADAISGARPGARRETLENYVKRLERLEKVADGFAGVEKSYAIQAGREIRVIVEPEEISDKESSLIASEVAQKIQEELEYPGQIKVTVIRETRAVEYAR
- a CDS encoding TIGR00282 family metallophosphoesterase, which produces MRVLFIGDIFGKPGRMALYENLTAIKEDYSTDFVIANAENIAGGFGITENLCKKLFRYGVDIITTGNHVWDRQDIDSYLEVEKRVLRPLNFPAGTPGFFSTVIQQNEAGAKLAVINAQGRIFMRAIDDPFRGVLAEVERLRKITPNIIVDFHAEATSEKVAMAYFLDGKVSAVFGTHTHVQTSDERILEQGTAALTDAGMTGPHDSVIGVRSELALRLILTGRNVRFSPASKNIRIQGCIVDIDEGSGKALSIERIDISVEESKNMGAE
- a CDS encoding phosphoribosylaminoimidazolesuccinocarboxamide synthase, with the protein product MDQTNEVLYTDLGRKPDYSGKVRDIYDLDDKLLLVATDRLSAYDCILPNGIPGRGNILTEMSVFWFDKVSSIVPNHLISASVDDYPAELHKYRHQLEYRSMLCKKADRIDIECVARGYLSGSGLKEYRKTGKVCGVHLPEGLVESDRLPEPIFTPATKAEQGDHDMNISFEQTADIIGLDLATRLKDLTLEIYSKATEYARSRGIIIADTKFEFGWIDGELSLIDEILSPDSSRFWDVEDYQPGRPQASFDKQFVRDWLTKSGFDGTGQPPSLPPEVIRGTLERYSQVRDRLLS
- a CDS encoding ATP-dependent RecD-like DNA helicase, which encodes MKQEERTNTNAFSVSGVVESILFYDSTRDFTIIKIKTDKGHTVVLVGNMGKRNSGECLTAEGKWEMTEKWGYRLKVESFDVEQPKGNESLIKYLSSDLIKGIGKKYAKLLVDHFGNDVLNVVRETPERLLEVPGIGKKRAEAIKKALTAEDRDQRAIRKLSLKLLDKGIGPARIRKIYERYKGAALDILEKDTYRLADEIMGIGFILADKIANKMDVPKDSPSRIRAGLKYTLNKSSDEGHCFLPMKELIFRTGKMLNIDHRMISSQINKSIEVGELVLRGEKVYLSRLSEAEENSALILSGLLLTGLKAVPEKKINRSLDYIERNRKIVFTAEQRTAVFTALGPSSVSVITGGPGTGKTTVIDAIVSIAKEVSLRVALCAPTGRAANRLSHATGEPACTLHRLLEYTPGVGFKYGHSRPLHTDIIVLDEASMVDIELLSSLLFATRKGQRLVIVGDANQLPSVGPGQILADIISSSSVPTVSLRTIHRQADKSRIIAESYNVLNGRMPSLKNDPKGDFFFIPENDRESGLKLVVDLVARRLPEAYKLDPLRDIQVIVPSYKGICGVNALNAALRNEFISAANESDSRFFFGDKVMQTRNNYDLNVFNGDIGFVKSVTKNSITVDFGRDVTYDSASICDLTEAYAITAHKSQGGEVPCVVIPLFKEHFILLNRNLLYTAMTRAKQLCVIIGDVKALGIAVSKAKTHQRWTALGERIAEGVKIAGKS